In Mixophyes fleayi isolate aMixFle1 chromosome 4, aMixFle1.hap1, whole genome shotgun sequence, the following proteins share a genomic window:
- the SOWAHA gene encoding ankyrin repeat domain-containing protein SOWAHA: protein MAVTQEVVLNYMLEQGGKVKNSDLLRKFKPVVESPDPQEKANNRELFKRFVNNIAVVKDEEGSKVVVLKKKYTYLLTETGQSRNTLDVKEKEPSQCKRQLKEAETQIVPVCQNNLEEKAPNYQKRKTSLQDLLEPQDSIPEIKDSGIGESAYETTDQTELSNLNELISIAEYENEGSRESVFSIVARMDSSGPVPIPKSVSDGQLKEGAQKPHMLPLRYAQSSFDATETNQNDQSYLQPTPSASAVQEALLPDVYIAPLVDWKQLDDAGSRSSQIKKSSKMVKVSEENKYSDVVPLVPYEHKWLVNATNGRWNHILLGLIMNDSELADKKDFISGFTALHWAAKSGNTEMLNLLFDLSRKGGISINVNVRSFGGYTPLHIATIHERKDVIILLIKDYNAKVHLRDNSGKKPYHYLKKESPVQLRYLLKDPACINTEHATPIRKNSKVAASLLGSTSALLGVLSDDIAFHDLAKGFKKPGSLNKFFTAPSNTKKKLKTRDKYPSISSLYEEPEESEEIVGKRRPVSEFFSHPLT from the coding sequence ATGGCTGTAACACAAGAGGTTGTGTTGAACTATATGCTGGAGCAGGGAGGGAAGGTTAAGAATTCTGATCTGCTCAGGAAGTTTAAGCCTGTTGTGGAGTCCCCTGATCCTCAAGAAAAGGCAAACAACCGTGAGCTTTTCAAGAGGTTTGTCAATAATATTGCTGTAGTAAAAGATGAGGAGGGGAGCAAGGTTGTGGTGCTAAAGAAGAAATATACTTATTTACTGACAGAGACTGGACAATCAAGGAATACATTGGACGTCAAGGAGAAAGAACCCAGTCAGTGTAAGAGACAACTTAAGGAAGCAGAAACACAGATTGTACCTGTATGTCAAAACAACTTAGAAGAGAAAGCACCCAACTACCAGAAAAGGAAGACTTCCCTTCAGGATTTACTTGAACCACAGGACAGCATCCCAGAGATAAAAGACTCTGGTATTGGGGAGAGTGCATATGAAACTACTGACCAAACTGAATTAAGCAACTTAAATGAATTGATTTCTATTGCAGAGTATGAaaatgaaggcagcagagagtCTGTTTTTTCTATTGTGGCTCGAATGGATAGTTCAGGACCAGTGCCTATTCCTAAATCAGTGTCTGATGGTCAGCTCAAAGAAGGGGCTCAGAAGCCGCACATGCTGCCTTTACGGTATGCTCAGTCTTCATTTGATGCTACAGAAACAAACCAGAATGATCAGAGTTATCTGCAACCCACCCCCTCTGCTTCTGCTGTTCAGGAGGCTTTGCTTCCTGACGTATACATAGCCCCCCTTGTGGACTGGAAGCAATTGGATGATGCAGGATCCAGGTCCTCTCAAATCAAGAAGTCATCCAAAATGGTTAAAGTAAGTGAGGAAAACAAATATTCAGATGTGGTTCCCTTGGTACCCTATGAACATAAGTGGCTGGTAAATGCCACTAATGGACGCTGGAATCACATACTCCTTGGTCTCATTATGAATGACAGTGAGCTGGCTGACAAGAAAGACTTTATATCTGGATTTACAGCCCTGCACTGGGCAGCCAAGAGCGGGAACACCGAAATGCTTAACTTATTATTTGACCTAAGTAGAAAAGGTGGCATTAGCATTAATGTGAATGTGAGGTCTTTTGGAGGATATACACCATTACATATAGCTACTATCCATGAAcgtaaggatgttataattctgTTAATAAAAGACTACAATGCAAAGGTCCATCTCCGAGATAACAGTGGAAAAAAGCCTTATCATTACTTAAAGAAAGAATCCCCTGTGCAGCTCCGGTATCTTTTGAAGGATCCAGCCTGCATTAATACAGAACATGCCACTCCTATAAGAAAGAACTCAAAGGTTGCTGCCTCCTTATTAGGATCCACCAGTGCCCTTCTTGGTGTCCTTTCTGATGACATTGCTTTTCATGATTTGGCAAAAGGCTTCAAAAAGCCTGGATCCCTGAACAAGTTTTTTACTGCACCCTCTAATACAAAGAAGAAGCTAAAAACAAGGGACAAATATCCATCCATCTCCTCTCTTTATGAAGAGCCAGAGGAAAGTGAGGAGATTGTGGGAAAGCGCAGACCAGTTTCAGAATTTTTCAGCCATCCGTTGActtag